The following are encoded together in the Mugil cephalus isolate CIBA_MC_2020 chromosome 18, CIBA_Mcephalus_1.1, whole genome shotgun sequence genome:
- the LOC124995472 gene encoding CD276 antigen-like, with product MTRIQFIVVLGVISFLWITSVGGNTEVSCVFMESCILPCSFTLGSNVVIHWHQLKAEGLPVHSFNDNQDQLGDQDQNFRGRTSLFKDQISRGNASLQLTGVKVQDEGRYRCYTGNKESYINLKVDAPVHEVNIVQEGNRITCSSNLNYPEPELTWSTTPPSKETFKDTTTVQQTEQQLYNISSSLILSDSDSDLVYSCTISTGTNKRRNQRRATFRRLLSINGSTSETTISCSDSNTPLTTLIWRFNHSQIVVTWTRTDVSYTVSEEWRQQVKDVSESGSLTLQDLSSNQEGIYTCELRDEEETNFTNIFLRINKDQVEVGGIIGGVVGAISAVVVAGVVMGLYCKKKKGQPENQESNRNGNQISREDGGETVALNDLEVTSGSNQPANNSALLPPGGDSDQTHQSKSE from the exons ATGACCAGGATCCAGTTCATCGTGGTTTTGGGggtcatttcttttctgtggatTACTTCAGTAGGAG GAAACACTgaggtgtcctgtgttttcatggaaagTTGCATCTTACCGTGTAGTTTCACACTGGGCTCTAATGTCGTCATCCACTGGCATCAGTTGAAAGCTGAAGGACTTCCTGTCCACTCGTTCAATGACAACCAAGACCAGCTtggagaccaggaccagaacttcagaggcaggacgtcactgttcaaggatcagatctccagaggaAACGCCTCACTGCAGCTGACAGGAGTCAAGGTTCAGGATGAAGGAAGATACAGATGCTACACTGGAAACAAGGAGTCATATATCAACCTGAAAGTGGACG CTCCAGTCCATGAAGTCAACATAGtccaggaaggaaacaggatcACCTGCAGCTCTAACTTGAACtaccctgaacctgaactcaccTGGTCCACCACACCTCCATCCAAAGAGACCTTCAAGGACACAACCACAGTCCAGcagactgaacagcagctttacaacatcagcagttctctgatactttcagacagtgacagtgatctggtctacagctgcaccatcagcactggaacaaacaagaggagaaaccagaggagagctacTTTTAGACGACTAC TTTCTATCAACGGATCAACATCTGAAACAACAATCTCTTGCTCTGACTCAAACACTCCTCTAACAACTCTCATCTGGAGATTCAACCACAGTCAGATCGTGGTGACCTGGACCAGGACTGATGTCTCCTACACAGTGTCAGAGgagtggaggcagcaggtgaaggatGTATCAGAGTCAGGCAGCCTCACACTACAGGACCTGTCTTCAAACCAGGAGGGAATATACACGTGTGAACtcagggatgaggaggagacaaaCTTTACCAACATCTTTCTGAGGATAAATAAAGATCAAG TCGAGGTTGGAGGCATCATAGGTGGAGTGGTTGGAGCCATTTCAGCTGTAGTAGTAGCAGGAGTTGTCATGGGACTgtactgtaaaaagaaaaaag GACAACCTGAAAACCAAGAGtcaaacagaaatggaaacCAAAT ATCCAGAGAAGATGGAGGTGAAACTGTGGCTTTAAATGATCTCGAGGTCACATCTGGATCCAACCAACCAGCGAACAACTCCGCTCTGCTTCCTCCTGGTGGAGACTCTGATCAAACTCACCAGTCCAAGTCAGAGTGA